A single region of the Leptolyngbya subtilissima AS-A7 genome encodes:
- a CDS encoding glycosyltransferase family 10 domain-containing protein produces the protein MTRPIVGMLSSYGGLTQCDWLWKQTPEPFGIWGNMQLQSQNSKPDYLLLYQFNFHERLAPKPQSKSQRLLNALPFAKSAASVEALSQLPPQFSQVPKERTAFLLREPPLPEVRSQNLLNYAYARDYCGYVSGPDDSAPSPAYMPAIWYVNVSFRELNEAPPPEKHSPCSWITSGINRTESHRQRLAFLQQLQESGAPVEVYGRDLPLGTRTAGELSNKWSGMAPYTYNLAIENFADNNWYASEKLWDALLAWCLPIYYGGSAADKLLPSGSFLRLPSLDAKGIEYIREVTASPDAWLEAKDTIAEARQVILHKLNLMNWLSEWVENQA, from the coding sequence ATGACCCGTCCTATTGTTGGCATGCTGTCGAGCTACGGCGGCCTAACTCAGTGCGACTGGCTGTGGAAGCAGACGCCCGAGCCCTTTGGGATATGGGGCAACATGCAGCTGCAATCGCAGAATTCAAAGCCCGACTACCTGCTGCTGTATCAGTTCAACTTTCACGAGCGGTTGGCCCCTAAGCCCCAGTCAAAATCGCAGCGGTTACTCAACGCGTTGCCCTTTGCTAAATCTGCCGCTTCGGTGGAAGCTCTCAGCCAGCTGCCTCCCCAGTTCAGTCAAGTACCCAAAGAACGTACTGCCTTTTTGCTGCGCGAGCCGCCGTTGCCTGAGGTGCGCTCGCAAAACCTGCTCAACTACGCCTACGCCCGCGACTACTGCGGCTATGTCTCTGGCCCCGACGACTCAGCCCCAAGCCCTGCCTACATGCCCGCCATCTGGTACGTGAATGTCTCCTTCCGCGAGCTGAATGAAGCGCCACCCCCCGAAAAGCACAGCCCCTGCAGCTGGATTACCTCGGGCATCAACCGCACCGAGAGCCACCGCCAGCGCCTAGCCTTTTTGCAGCAGCTTCAGGAGAGCGGCGCGCCCGTCGAGGTTTACGGACGTGACCTGCCCCTTGGCACCCGTACGGCGGGGGAACTTAGCAATAAATGGTCGGGCATGGCTCCTTACACCTACAACCTGGCGATCGAAAACTTTGCCGACAACAATTGGTACGCCAGCGAAAAGCTCTGGGATGCCCTGCTTGCTTGGTGTTTGCCTATCTACTACGGCGGCAGTGCGGCGGATAAGCTGCTGCCCTCCGGCAGCTTTTTGCGCCTGCCCAGCCTAGACGCGAAGGGGATTGAGTACATCCGCGAAGTGACAGCCAGTCCCGATGCTTGGCTAGAGGCAAAGGATACGATCGCCGAAGCCCGCCAGGTGATCCTCCACAAACTTAACCTAATGAACTGGTTGTCAGAATGGGTGGAAAATCAGGCGTAA
- a CDS encoding DUF4231 domain-containing protein, translating to MGDLRAIEKSEFLKQKIEKQISSFKRRKEHNQTKAVRTKLISILLAASTTVLLGLKGLNESGQLIVQNLAFVLSAAVTFVTGLDAYFDHQGLWVRYQGTLNDLYELKTDLEYLLVHAAGEVPENELDQLYRRYQVILRDTNSTWSSLRKEQTS from the coding sequence ATGGGTGACCTACGGGCGATCGAAAAATCAGAGTTTCTAAAGCAGAAAATTGAAAAGCAAATTAGCTCCTTCAAACGGCGGAAAGAGCACAACCAAACTAAAGCCGTCAGGACGAAACTGATATCAATACTCCTAGCTGCATCAACTACCGTTTTACTTGGTCTGAAAGGGCTAAATGAGTCTGGACAGCTCATTGTGCAGAATCTTGCTTTTGTTTTGAGTGCAGCCGTCACCTTTGTGACCGGGTTAGACGCTTACTTCGACCATCAAGGGCTTTGGGTTCGCTATCAAGGAACACTTAACGATTTGTACGAGCTGAAGACAGATTTAGAGTATCTGCTGGTTCATGCTGCCGGAGAGGTGCCAGAAAACGAACTAGATCAGCTCTATCGGCGGTATCAAGTAATTTTGCGAGATACAAATTCGACCTGGTCGAGCTTAAGAAAAGAGCAGACCTCTTGA
- a CDS encoding Npun_R2821/Npun_R2822 family protein, with protein sequence MDGICILGNDRVYDQIVALINSIELFAPEMPVCIYPYDGQVERVRELVRSRPQLTLYDDTASIQRWDAWVEQIWATHPTARQQWDAIGSASIHRMGTHRRFCAFDGPFDRFIYMDADTLLLSDPAPVFNALNEYDWVTYDFQHKDLSHVYDVRSGWMEQLFSAEQLQRQAFCSGFYASRRGLFDPDQGQDILNWLQTGEAAVLYPMAPDQTILNYLVMRCEVNSCNLALILPSDQRTGNSVTSKHFTTENHRLYDKGVPLLYVHYIGLSSKLFARLCNGENVDLPYRDVFLHYRYLHNPETRPALLGKLVTAKPQGWRRYLKPLAQLLP encoded by the coding sequence ATGGACGGTATTTGTATCCTCGGCAACGATCGCGTTTACGACCAAATCGTCGCCCTGATTAACAGCATTGAACTCTTCGCTCCAGAGATGCCGGTTTGCATTTACCCCTACGACGGCCAGGTGGAGCGGGTAAGGGAACTGGTGCGATCGCGCCCCCAACTCACCCTCTACGACGACACCGCCTCCATCCAGCGGTGGGATGCCTGGGTCGAGCAAATCTGGGCCACCCATCCCACCGCTCGGCAACAGTGGGATGCGATCGGCAGTGCGAGCATTCACCGCATGGGCACCCACCGCCGCTTCTGCGCCTTCGACGGCCCCTTCGATCGCTTCATTTATATGGATGCCGACACGCTGCTGCTGAGCGACCCAGCCCCGGTGTTCAACGCGTTGAATGAGTACGACTGGGTCACTTACGACTTTCAGCACAAAGACCTCAGCCACGTATATGACGTGCGTTCTGGCTGGATGGAGCAATTGTTTTCGGCAGAACAGCTGCAGCGGCAGGCGTTTTGCTCAGGGTTCTACGCCAGTCGTCGAGGGCTGTTTGATCCCGATCAGGGCCAAGACATTCTGAACTGGTTGCAAACTGGGGAAGCGGCGGTGCTGTACCCTATGGCTCCCGACCAGACCATTCTCAACTACTTGGTCATGCGTTGCGAGGTCAACTCCTGCAACTTGGCGCTGATATTGCCAAGCGATCAACGCACCGGCAACTCTGTTACCTCTAAACACTTCACTACTGAGAATCACCGCCTCTATGACAAGGGCGTGCCGCTGCTGTACGTGCACTACATTGGCCTGTCGTCCAAACTTTTCGCCCGCCTCTGCAATGGCGAGAACGTGGACTTGCCCTATCGCGATGTGTTTTTGCACTACCGCTATCTGCACAATCCTGAGACCCGTCCGGCTCTGCTGGGCAAACTAGTGACAGCCAAGCCCCAAGGCTGGCGACGGTACCTAAAACCCCTGGCCCAGTTGCTCCCCTGA
- a CDS encoding Npun_R2821/Npun_R2822 family protein has translation MTSRGIYITANDKVIDHAIACLNSIRAHDPSIPVMLVPYNDDYHQVAEVLGRDYGVEVYPDLEFIQRLSENLHGIFGEGFFARPNQFRKQACWFGPFDRFLYIDTDVVVFSAIAKVLDALDNHDFISYDYQHRGGIRNVFAPAIVEQGVFTAAELEDMFNCGFWGSKKGLVSEQDLYDTFAECAAHPDYFDFSEKTSDQPIINYLILKRVARRFNLVRQPGGGPGNWAGSPHFVQEGMALSDPNVNKPLDYLHWAGYRIQPGCPYWDIWAHYRYLRDPDSRPVEVPAAAPSPMKTLSRKAGKLLSRLGK, from the coding sequence ATGACTTCGCGCGGCATTTACATCACAGCCAACGACAAGGTGATCGACCATGCGATCGCCTGCCTCAACAGCATTCGTGCCCACGACCCCAGCATTCCGGTGATGCTGGTTCCCTACAACGACGACTATCACCAGGTGGCCGAGGTGCTGGGGCGCGACTACGGCGTGGAGGTCTACCCCGACCTGGAGTTCATTCAGCGGTTGTCAGAAAATTTGCACGGCATCTTTGGCGAAGGGTTCTTTGCTCGGCCCAACCAGTTTCGCAAGCAGGCCTGCTGGTTTGGCCCCTTCGATCGCTTTCTCTACATCGATACCGATGTGGTGGTGTTTAGCGCGATCGCCAAAGTGCTCGACGCCCTCGATAACCACGATTTCATCAGCTACGACTACCAACACCGGGGCGGCATTCGCAATGTGTTTGCCCCCGCGATCGTCGAGCAGGGTGTTTTCACCGCCGCCGAGCTAGAAGATATGTTTAACTGCGGCTTTTGGGGGTCCAAAAAAGGGCTAGTCAGCGAGCAAGACCTTTACGACACCTTTGCTGAATGTGCCGCCCACCCCGACTACTTCGATTTCTCTGAAAAAACCTCCGACCAGCCGATCATCAACTATTTAATTCTCAAACGGGTGGCGCGACGGTTCAACCTGGTACGCCAGCCCGGTGGTGGCCCCGGCAACTGGGCTGGCAGCCCCCACTTTGTCCAAGAGGGCATGGCCTTAAGCGATCCGAATGTGAACAAGCCCCTCGACTATCTGCACTGGGCCGGCTACCGCATTCAGCCAGGCTGCCCCTACTGGGATATCTGGGCCCACTACCGCTACCTGCGCGACCCCGACAGCCGTCCGGTGGAAGTTCCAGCAGCAGCCCCATCTCCTATGAAAACCCTAAGCCGCAAGGCAGGCAAACTGCTGAGCCGTTTGGGGAAATAG
- the nfi gene encoding deoxyribonuclease V (cleaves DNA at apurinic or apyrimidinic sites): protein MQIQFPESWPTTPAEAIALQQTLAPQVVLKDRIPNPIRYVAGVDAGFEDEGETTRAAVVVLSFPDLTPVDEVLVRQPTVFPYVPGLLSFREVPAVLAALAQLKTEPDVILCDGQGIAHPRRLGIASHLGLLCDRPTVGVAKSRLVGTHIEVPPDKGTWVPLVDRGDRIGAVLRNRANTKPLYISPGHYTTLETAIDLVLRCSTKYRLPETTRYADRLASSGTARSALEEVQQGRLF from the coding sequence ATGCAGATTCAGTTTCCAGAGAGCTGGCCGACCACGCCCGCCGAGGCGATCGCCCTTCAGCAAACCCTTGCTCCCCAGGTTGTCCTCAAAGACCGTATCCCTAACCCCATTCGTTATGTCGCCGGAGTGGATGCGGGGTTTGAGGATGAGGGCGAAACCACCCGCGCCGCTGTGGTGGTGCTGTCGTTCCCCGACTTGACTCCGGTAGATGAGGTGCTGGTGCGGCAGCCTACCGTTTTTCCCTACGTGCCGGGGCTGCTGTCGTTTCGGGAGGTGCCTGCGGTGCTGGCGGCCCTGGCGCAGCTCAAAACCGAGCCGGATGTGATTCTCTGTGATGGTCAGGGAATAGCGCATCCTCGGCGGTTGGGAATTGCGTCGCATTTGGGGTTGTTGTGCGATCGCCCCACCGTCGGCGTGGCTAAGTCGCGCTTGGTGGGCACCCACATCGAGGTGCCGCCCGACAAAGGCACCTGGGTACCGCTGGTTGACCGGGGCGATCGCATCGGAGCCGTGCTGCGCAACCGCGCCAATACTAAACCGCTATACATTTCCCCCGGCCACTACACAACGCTGGAGACTGCCATCGACCTAGTGTTACGGTGCAGCACGAAATACCGTCTGCCCGAAACCACTCGCTACGCCGATCGCTTGGCGTCTTCCGGTACGGCGCGATCGGCCTTGGAGGAAGTTCAGCAGGGTCGCTTGTTTTAG